The following coding sequences lie in one Trichoderma breve strain T069 chromosome 1, whole genome shotgun sequence genomic window:
- a CDS encoding NAD dependent epimerase/dehydratase family domain-containing protein: MADTLLVTGANGYVALHVIKEAIAQGYKVVGTVRSVAAADKIMAIFPDLSSQLQIVEVRDITKAEDFEKAFEKFKIGAVINTASPLVNSPKDVKADVLDPAIKGGVAVLEASAKFAGPQLKRVIHVGSFASTLDLSLGLAPGKTYSPSDWNQLTYEEAANGGDAAGYIGSKALAEKRMWDWMKENTPAFDMVSVDPAGIFGPHVGPVDLDHLNISTQMIWELVVPSPNPPPYNSGHLGAWVDVRDVSAALLTAVKVPGAGGERFLVAQRCHWQLVRDEARRVLPELQNRIDAGEPGAWIAAQATTYNVDGSKVERILGVQYRSLGDCLKDSFEQLLAAEKLNNRV; the protein is encoded by the coding sequence ATGGCTGATACACTACTTGTTACTGGAGCAAACGGCTATGTAGCTCTTCATGTTATCAAGGAAGCCATTGCCCAGGGATACAAAGTTGTAGGAACAGTTCGCTCTGTTGCTGCAGCCGACAAAATCATGGCAATATTTCCCGATTTATCCTCACAGCTACAAATCGTCGAAGTGCGCGATATTACGAAAGCGGAAGACTTCGAAAAGGCCTTTGAGAAGTTCAAAATTGGAGCTGTCATCAACACAGCGTCGCCGCTAGTGAATAGCCCGAAAGACGTCAAGGCCGACGTTCTCGATCCTGCGATCAAGGGTGGCGTGGCAGTCCTTGAGGCTTCGGCCAAATTTGCCGGGCCCCAGCTGAAACGTGTCATCCATGTTGGATCTTTTGCGTCAACTCTCGACCTGTCGTTGGGCCTCGCTCCAGGGAAAACATATTCTCCTAGTGACTGGAATCAACTTACATACGAAGAGGCTGCAAACGGTGGGGACGCGGCTGGGTATATAGGATCAAAGGCTTTGGCTGAAAAGCGTATGTGGGATTGGATGAAGGAAAACACACCCGCCTTTGACATGGTATCGGTAGATCCAGCGGGAATCTTCGGACCGCATGTCGGGCCAGTTGATCTTGATCATTTGAACATATCGACTCAGATGATATGGGAGCTTGTCGTCCCATCACCGAATCCACCGCCGTACAATTCTGGCCACCTTGGAGCGTGGGTTGATGTCCGCGACGTCTCTGCAGCTTTGCTTACGGCTGTGAAAGTTCCAGGGGCAGGCGGTGAACGTTTCTTGGTTGCACAAAGATGCCACTGGCAACTTGTGAGGGATGAAGCAAGAAGGGTGTTGCCTGAGTTACAGAATCGGATTGATGCAGGCGAGCCAGGTGCTTGGATAGCTGCCCAAGCTACCACGTATAATGTTGATGGGAGCAAAGTGGAGAGAATCTTGGGAGTGCAATATAGGTCTCTGGGAGATTGTTTGAAAGATTCTTTTGAACAACTTCTGGCAGCTGAGAAGCTAAATAATCGTGTATAA